GCATCCTCGTTGAACTTGCAGGCAGAGCGAGGGAGATAGGCGGCGTCAGGGTTTACAAGAAGAACATAGAGCGTGTGCTTTCTGCTCTGCTCAGAAGCGGAGACTTCTGGGAAGTGGTGGACATGTCAGACCTTCCAGTCCCTGCTGCCTCTGGTATAGTGAAAACTCTGGTTGAGAGGGGCATAGCTTTTATAGATGATGAAGAGAACATAAGGCTTACCCAGAAAGGTTTTGACCTTGTGAGGGAACTGGGCATAGAGCCCTACGTGGATTACGTATGTCAGGCGTGCGAAGGCAGGGGCATACCCTTCTATGCAGACATAGACTTCTACAGAGAGTTTCTTCAGGTCACAAAGGACAGGCCAAAGGCCATAAGGGATTACGACCAGGGCTCTGTCACCCCTGAGACTACCGTTGCCAGGGTCCTCTTTATGGATTCAAGGGGCGACCTCAGGAACAAAGACATTCTAGTCCTCGGTGCAGAGGACGATCTGACGGGTCTTGCAGTTGCCCTTTCAAGGAAGGCACGCAGCGTGCTGGTTATAGATATAGACAAAAGGCTCATAGACTTTGACAATAGAATCTTCAGGGAGCTAAACATAAACAACGCAGAGGCAAGGGTCTGGGACCTCAGGAATCCCTTTCCTGAGGAGATACTCGGACATTACGATGTGTTTGTCTCAGACCCACCTGAGACACTGCCGGCTTTCAGGGCCTTTATAGGCAGGGGGATAGCAACCCTCAAGGAGGATGGCGGCGTCGGATACTTTGGTCTCACCCTCAGAGACTCCTCTGTCTTCCGCTGGAGGGACTTTCAGGTGGCGCTGACCACAGAGTTCGGTGTAGCTATAACGGACATAGTCCAGGACTTTAATGCCTACATAACATGGGATTATCATCCTGAAACAAAGGCGGCAGAGGTTGCCCCAGTTAAAAGACAACCCCAGGGCGTATGGTACAGGTCTGCGTGGTATAGAATAGAGGCTCTGCCCGGCTTTAAGAGGTGGAATGAGCCAATTTCAGAGGATGTTTTCTACCTTGATGAGGAAGGCTCCACCACTTGACACAGAACTTTATGTATGCTATACTTTATAAAGATTTAGCCCCCATCGTCTAGCCCGGTCCAGGACACCGCCCTTTCAAGGCGGAGATCGCGGGTTCGAATCCCGCTGGGGGTGCTTTACAAACATGAGCGAGAAGAGAGAAGAAAACACCCAGATAGACTATCAAGCAACAGATATAAAGGCAGTCACCGGTCTTCAACACGTTCGCCTCAGGCCCTCCATGTATATAGGAGACATAGGGGAAAGGGGCTTTCATCATCTAATATGGGAAATCCTTGACAACGCCGTGGACGAACACATGGCTGGCTATGCCAGCCATATAACAGTGATAATTCATGTAGATGGCTCTGTGGCTGTGGAGGATGATGGAAGGGGAATACCTGTAGACATTCATCCAGAGACGGGTATTCCTGCCGTTCAGATGGTCTTTACCATGCTGGGGGCAGGGGGGAAGTTTGACAAGAAGGTATACAGATACTCTGGCGGTCTTCATGGCGTGGGTGCATCTGTGGTAAATGCCCTCTCCGAGTGGCTTATGGTGGAGGTTTACAGGGAGGGCAAAATTTACAAGCAGGAATACAGGAGAGGAGAGCCACTTTACCCTGTGAAGGTGGTGGGTAGCACCACAAGGCGCGGGACAAAGGTGGTTTTCAAGCCTGACCCGGAGATTTTTGAAACTACAAAAATAAAGTTTGACATAGTGGAAAGACGCATAAGGGAGCTGGCATACCTCAATCCCGATTGCACCTTCAGACTGATAGACGAAAGAAGTGGCAAGGACATAACCTTCAGGTTTGAGAAGGGCATAGAGGACCTTGTGAGGTTTCTCTCTGCTGGCAAAGAGCCCCTCTTTGAGGAGATTATAAGAATCAGAGGAGAAAGAGACGGAGTTTATGCGGATATAGCCTTCAGTTATACAAAAGACTACAGGGAGTCTGTGGAGACCTTTGTAAACAACATAAAGACCCTTGAGGGTGGGACACACCTTACAGGCTTCAGGTCTGGGCTTACAAAGGCGGTTATGAAGGTCCTTCCCAGCATAAAGCTGCAAAAAGAGCTAAAGGAAACCATAACAGGCGAAGACCTCAGGGAAGGTCTTGTGGCAGTCATATCCTG
The Aquificaceae bacterium genome window above contains:
- a CDS encoding bis-aminopropyl spermidine synthase family protein, which translates into the protein MSILVELAGRAREIGGVRVYKKNIERVLSALLRSGDFWEVVDMSDLPVPAASGIVKTLVERGIAFIDDEENIRLTQKGFDLVRELGIEPYVDYVCQACEGRGIPFYADIDFYREFLQVTKDRPKAIRDYDQGSVTPETTVARVLFMDSRGDLRNKDILVLGAEDDLTGLAVALSRKARSVLVIDIDKRLIDFDNRIFRELNINNAEARVWDLRNPFPEEILGHYDVFVSDPPETLPAFRAFIGRGIATLKEDGGVGYFGLTLRDSSVFRWRDFQVALTTEFGVAITDIVQDFNAYITWDYHPETKAAEVAPVKRQPQGVWYRSAWYRIEALPGFKRWNEPISEDVFYLDEEGSTT